The sequence GACATTGACGTTTTACACGGTAACGTTTTGCGTCGTGTTCCCATGCTAACTCTACCCAACATTCTATACTCTGACCAATTTTTGCTTCGGCGATCGCTCGTTTATTTACAAGTTGATCGATTGAGGCAAAAGCGGCACTAAATTTTTCATACAGCAGCCACGTAAATGCATTCAACAAACTAGTTTTACCGGCACCATTATTGCCGTAAATAATAGTAGTATTGTTTGAGTGCGAACCTGCAATCTGAATTTCGCAAGTTTTACCGTAAAAAGAGCGAAAATTACAAAGCTTGATAGAAGTCAGCTTCATTTTACAGCTTCCTTAACGATTGCTAAAATATCTTCGTTAATATGACCAAAACTTTTTTTATCGAGTCTGCTTTTTTCTAAATGCCATACTCTTTCGATAATTTGTCTGACTTCTGGAGAAGCATTAGTTATTGGTTCTTGTACTTCATCTATATTATGCTGTTTTTTCATAGGGGTTTTTCTATAGCAATTTAAGCTATATTTTACCCGTCTACCCTATAGTCTGTTATCCGTAAACTCACTGTAACGATATTTGCTTTAATTATCGTTTTAAGGCTGATTATTAATAGCCAACTGTTTTATAAATGTATTATTTTAAACTGCAAATCGCCTTTAAAAAACAGTTTTTATGTATAATAAAGTGCAAATTAATGTAAATTATTTTTTATTGTTTATCTGAAAAATATTTTATTTACGAAGCGCTTTTCTGATATTATTTTTATAGAAAGTATCGTTAAATAATGGGAATATTAGCAGCAATAAAATTTTTGAAAATATCCCCATTATAAAAATATCTGTTTATATGTTTTATTCTCTCACATTGCGGTCATTTTCATTTAATTTTTGAATTTATTCTTCAACGTAAAGGAGCGCAAAGGTAAAGCAGAGTTTCGCAAAGTTTCGCAAAGTTTTTTTGAGAAAATCTAAAAATTGTATTAAACAATGCCCAATGCCCCATGTCCAATTCCCTTCGCTTTAAATTAAACATCCATCAACCCATATCGCTTTTGTAAATCGAGTAATTTCATCCTCGCTTCACCAGCATTGTCAGCTAAATCGGCAAACTCAACAAACCGACGCAATTCTTTTTTCAACAAATTACGTTCAACTTCTAAAGTCTTCCTATCTAAATTCGGAGGTAATACAATCATGTCAAAAATATTAGCGCGTTCCTTACCCGGATGAGGACGTAAAACCCTTCCCCTCCGCTGGATAAATTGACGGGGATTGCTCGAACTTGCTAAAATCACGGCTGTTTTAATAGCAGGAATATCAACTCCTTCATCCAAACAGCGAATTGCCACTAAGCCTTGCAATTCTCCGCTTTCAAATTGATTTCTTAAATCTTCTCTTTCTGATAAAGAAGTTTCTGCGGTATAGGTGCTAACTCTATAACCTAAATCAACTCCCAAAATACGAGTTACTTCCTTTAATTGACGTAAATTAGCACGTCCGTGGGCTTCTTGTGAACCATCGCTGCAATAAAATAACGTGTGAGTAGTTTCGTGACGACTTAACATCAATTCACGTAGAGCATTTAATTTATTTTCCGCCGCACTTACTAACCTCGCACGCTGAATTAATAAAGATTTGATGTCTTCATTATCTTCAATATTAATTAAATCGCCACTTTCTCGCTGCTTATATTGTAAAACCCGCCCAATTTTATGCGTTAATTTTGAATAAGCAAGACTTTCCGATTCCGTTAATTCTATCAGTACCGGATAATAAAGATAGCGTACCAAAGCACCTTGACTAATAGCATCTCTCAAAGTAAATTCTGGTTGCAAAACTGCACCAAAATAATTAAATACAGATTGAGTTCCTACCTCATCAAAATATCTTTCCGGTGTGGCAGATAATCCCAATCTTAATCCAATATTGTGGGGTAAACTTTCCTCTAGCTTTGGCGAGCCCAAATTATGAGCTTCATCACCAATAATCAAAGTCTTCTGAGGAAAATATTTTAATTGAGATTGGAAACCATCGCTTATCAAAGTTGAATTAGTAGTAATAACCGTGATAAACGGTTGAAAACCAGAACGTATATTATAAAGCTGTGTAGAAAGTTGTGTTTGCCAATTACGGACATTTTCAAAAGCTAAAATCGGCTCTAACCCAAACTTTTCGCATTCCCGCGCCCACTGCGTCACCAGATGACGGTAAGGACAAACCACCAGCAATACTTGCAAATTAATTTGACTGTATAATTCCCAAGTAATTGCCAGTGCCGTGATAGTCTTACCGCTCCCAGTCGCCATTTTCAAAGTACCCCTACCATTAT comes from Rivularia sp. PCC 7116 and encodes:
- a CDS encoding DNA phosphorothioation system restriction enzyme, which translates into the protein MYLTQKKSQLKVPNTLTNFRLKIPYRAGEKKGTYQAKQLLPGCPKIPPSLQLRNYQKQAVNNWFANNGRGTLKMATGSGKTITALAITWELYSQINLQVLLVVCPYRHLVTQWARECEKFGLEPILAFENVRNWQTQLSTQLYNIRSGFQPFITVITTNSTLISDGFQSQLKYFPQKTLIIGDEAHNLGSPKLEESLPHNIGLRLGLSATPERYFDEVGTQSVFNYFGAVLQPEFTLRDAISQGALVRYLYYPVLIELTESESLAYSKLTHKIGRVLQYKQRESGDLINIEDNEDIKSLLIQRARLVSAAENKLNALRELMLSRHETTHTLFYCSDGSQEAHGRANLRQLKEVTRILGVDLGYRVSTYTAETSLSEREDLRNQFESGELQGLVAIRCLDEGVDIPAIKTAVILASSSNPRQFIQRRGRVLRPHPGKERANIFDMIVLPPNLDRKTLEVERNLLKKELRRFVEFADLADNAGEARMKLLDLQKRYGLMDV